One region of Mycolicibacterium lutetiense genomic DNA includes:
- a CDS encoding LysR family transcriptional regulator, translating to MTPAQLRAFSAVVRLGSVRAAAEELGVTDAGVSMHVAQLRKELDDPLFTRTGSGLAFTPGGLRLASRAVEILGLQQQTAIEVTEAAHGRRLLRIAASTAFAEHAAPGLIELFSSRADDLSVELSVQPANQFGHLIASRAVDIALGPPPDGNGLELAVRPFLKYQFITVTTPDNPLLTRTPTPVSLRDQQWLLGPSGGSVDGEIATMLRQLSIPEDRQRIFQSDAAALEEVLRVGGVMPTIGFAVAADLSSGRLAQIKGVGLQMAGEWVASTLPPAARQPAVSELVRFITTPRCTQAMIRGTGVGVTRFRPKVHVTLWS from the coding sequence GTGACACCAGCACAACTACGTGCATTTTCGGCAGTCGTGCGATTGGGCTCGGTGCGGGCCGCCGCCGAAGAGCTGGGTGTCACCGACGCCGGGGTGTCCATGCACGTCGCCCAACTGCGCAAGGAACTCGACGATCCACTGTTCACCCGGACCGGCAGCGGGCTGGCCTTCACCCCCGGTGGCCTTCGTCTGGCCAGCCGGGCGGTCGAGATCCTGGGCCTGCAACAGCAGACGGCGATCGAGGTGACCGAGGCCGCGCACGGCCGGCGCCTGCTGCGTATCGCGGCGTCCACGGCGTTCGCCGAACATGCCGCGCCGGGACTCATCGAGCTGTTCTCCTCACGCGCCGACGACCTTTCGGTCGAGCTCAGTGTGCAGCCGGCCAACCAGTTCGGGCACCTGATCGCCTCGCGCGCCGTCGACATCGCGCTCGGTCCGCCCCCCGACGGCAACGGTCTGGAGCTGGCGGTGCGCCCATTCCTGAAGTACCAGTTCATCACGGTCACCACCCCGGACAACCCGCTGCTCACCCGCACCCCCACCCCGGTGTCACTGCGCGATCAGCAGTGGCTGCTCGGCCCGTCCGGCGGCAGCGTCGACGGTGAAATCGCCACGATGCTGCGGCAGCTGTCGATCCCCGAAGACCGGCAGCGGATCTTCCAGAGTGATGCCGCCGCCCTGGAAGAGGTGCTCCGGGTCGGGGGCGTGATGCCGACGATCGGGTTCGCCGTGGCCGCAGACCTGTCCAGCGGCAGGCTCGCACAGATCAAGGGCGTGGGCCTGCAGATGGCCGGTGAATGGGTCGCCTCGACACTTCCCCCGGCAGCCCGCCAGCCTGCGGTGTCCGAGCTGGTGCGGTTCATCACCACGCCGCGCTGCACCCAGGCCATGATCCGCGGCACCGGGGTGGGCGTTACCAGATTCCGGCCCAAAGTCCATGTGACCCTGTGGAGCTGA